From Chryseobacterium sp. H1D6B, a single genomic window includes:
- a CDS encoding transketolase translates to MSKSIEELKSLTTQIRRDILRMVHAVNSGHPGGSLGCTEYFTALYGKVLNYHLPFTMEGKNEDHFYLSNGHISPVFYSTLARFGFFPVEELKTFRKLNSRLQGHPTTHEGLPGIRIASGSLGQGLSVALGDALGKKMDGDQSLVYSLHGDGELQEGQIWEAFMFAAAKKVDNIISTIDYNGRQIDGDTDDVLSLGDLHAKLEAFGWIVLEEKNGNDLEAVIAILERAKTETGKGKPVVIMLHTEMGYGVDYMMGSHSWHGKAPNDEQLDTAFKQLYLEAPADY, encoded by the coding sequence ATGAGTAAAAGTATCGAAGAGCTAAAATCTCTTACTACACAAATCAGAAGAGACATTTTAAGAATGGTTCATGCTGTGAATTCAGGTCACCCAGGAGGAAGTTTAGGCTGTACAGAATATTTTACAGCGCTTTACGGAAAGGTGTTGAACTATCATCTGCCTTTCACTATGGAAGGCAAAAATGAAGATCATTTTTATCTTTCAAACGGGCATATTTCACCGGTTTTCTATTCTACTTTAGCTAGATTTGGTTTTTTCCCTGTAGAGGAATTAAAAACGTTTAGAAAATTAAATTCAAGGTTACAGGGACACCCTACTACTCATGAGGGATTACCAGGTATCCGTATTGCATCTGGATCTTTAGGACAAGGGCTTTCTGTAGCACTTGGTGATGCTTTAGGAAAAAAAATGGACGGAGATCAGTCTTTAGTTTACTCTCTTCATGGAGACGGTGAACTTCAGGAAGGCCAGATCTGGGAAGCATTTATGTTTGCTGCGGCTAAAAAAGTAGATAATATCATTTCAACGATCGATTACAATGGACGTCAAATTGACGGTGATACTGATGATGTATTAAGCTTAGGAGATTTACATGCTAAACTTGAAGCATTCGGATGGATCGTTCTAGAAGAGAAAAACGGTAATGACCTTGAAGCTGTGATCGCTATTCTTGAAAGAGCTAAAACAGAAACAGGAAAAGGAAAACCAGTAGTAATTATGCTTCATACAGAAATGGGTTACGGAGTAGATTATATGATGGGAAGCCACTCTTGGCATGGAAAAGCTCCTAATGACGAGCAGCTTGATACCGCTTTCAAACAATTATATTTAGAAGCTCCTGCTGATTATTAA
- a CDS encoding LuxR C-terminal-related transcriptional regulator: protein MFNTEINFSTFLYILIFVLLIIVVSVQLLLVWKRRDRKFYLKFLGLIYSGLLYNFVEGLLPDKSLGVNIMSQNIFAWIVGVGVAFHYFTFIKKEHGLNFIKEFSLSIIAIFALLTLLILFILPYTITGSLSYSRIYFLTFILALLSLAIILVAKQQIKKMKKHKNIIFKIHDIVGILSFLGLISLPLTILIFGDNQFIEQTFFSLGFFMISVNYFLYPLRKKEIKKSIPFEKLSVRETEILMMLLGNPNLKYSELSKTLNISEKTLSTHLSNIYKKIEIKSKKEIQEMSKMYKDSLIT from the coding sequence ATGTTTAATACTGAAATTAACTTTAGTACATTTCTTTATATATTAATATTTGTACTATTAATTATAGTTGTTTCTGTACAGCTGCTCTTGGTTTGGAAAAGAAGAGATAGAAAATTTTATTTAAAATTTTTAGGACTTATTTACTCAGGCTTACTCTATAATTTCGTAGAAGGACTACTTCCCGATAAAAGTCTTGGAGTCAACATCATGTCCCAGAATATTTTTGCTTGGATTGTTGGAGTAGGTGTAGCTTTTCATTATTTTACTTTTATAAAAAAAGAACATGGATTAAATTTTATTAAAGAATTCTCTTTAAGTATAATTGCTATTTTTGCATTGTTAACCCTCTTAATTCTTTTTATACTTCCCTATACAATTACTGGTTCTTTAAGTTATTCACGAATATACTTTTTAACTTTTATTCTTGCTCTTTTATCACTTGCAATAATTCTAGTGGCTAAACAGCAAATAAAAAAAATGAAAAAACATAAAAATATCATATTTAAAATTCATGATATTGTAGGAATTCTATCATTCTTAGGACTTATTTCATTGCCTTTGACCATATTAATATTTGGAGATAATCAATTTATTGAACAGACATTTTTCAGCTTAGGCTTTTTCATGATATCAGTTAATTACTTTTTATATCCCCTTAGAAAAAAAGAAATCAAAAAGAGCATTCCATTTGAAAAACTCTCAGTAAGAGAAACTGAAATTTTAATGATGCTTTTAGGCAATCCGAATTTGAAATATTCTGAATTAAGCAAAACCTTAAATATCTCTGAGAAAACATTATCAACTCATTTATCAAATATTTACAAGAAAATTGAAATAAAAAGCAAAAAAGAAATACAGGAAATGAGTAAAATGTATAAAGACTCTCTAATAACTTGA
- a CDS encoding transketolase family protein translates to MKYTYTEKKDTRSGFGAGLAELADKNPNVVALCADLIGSLKMEKFIEKAPERFIQVGIAEANMMGLAAGLSITGKIPFTGTFANFSTSRVYDQIRQSIAYSGKNVKICASHAGLTLGEDGATHQVLEDIGMMKMLPGMTVINPCDYNQTKAATLAIADFEGPVYLRFGRPTVPVFIPEDMPFEIGKGILLQEGTDVTIVATGHLVWESLVAADELEKEGISCEVINIHTIKPLDDEIILKSVEKTGKIVTAEEHNYLGGLGESIAGMLARKRPTRQEFVAVNDTFGESATPAELMKKYKIDSEAVKEAVKRILEK, encoded by the coding sequence ATGAAATATACATATACAGAAAAAAAAGATACACGTTCCGGATTTGGAGCTGGCTTAGCAGAACTTGCTGATAAAAACCCTAATGTTGTGGCACTTTGTGCAGACCTTATCGGTTCTTTGAAAATGGAAAAATTCATTGAAAAAGCTCCTGAAAGATTTATTCAGGTTGGAATTGCAGAAGCTAACATGATGGGACTTGCTGCAGGACTGAGCATTACAGGGAAAATTCCTTTCACAGGAACTTTCGCCAATTTCTCTACTTCAAGAGTATATGACCAGATCCGTCAGTCTATCGCTTATTCTGGGAAAAATGTAAAAATATGTGCTTCTCACGCCGGCCTTACGTTGGGTGAAGACGGTGCAACACATCAGGTTCTGGAAGATATCGGAATGATGAAAATGCTTCCGGGCATGACTGTCATCAATCCTTGTGACTACAATCAGACAAAAGCAGCAACTCTTGCGATTGCAGATTTTGAAGGTCCTGTATATTTAAGATTCGGAAGACCTACTGTTCCTGTTTTCATTCCTGAGGATATGCCTTTCGAAATTGGAAAAGGAATTCTTTTACAAGAAGGTACAGATGTAACGATCGTTGCAACAGGACACTTGGTTTGGGAATCTCTTGTGGCTGCAGATGAGCTTGAAAAAGAAGGGATCTCTTGTGAAGTGATCAACATACACACGATTAAACCTTTGGATGACGAAATCATATTAAAATCAGTTGAAAAAACCGGTAAGATTGTCACTGCAGAAGAACACAACTACCTTGGAGGTTTAGGAGAGTCTATTGCAGGAATGCTTGCTAGAAAGAGACCTACAAGACAAGAATTTGTAGCAGTGAATGATACTTTCGGAGAATCTGCAACACCTGCTGAATTAATGAAGAAATATAAAATTGATTCTGAAGCAGTAAAAGAAGCAGTGAAGAGAATTTTAGAAAAATAG
- a CDS encoding GNAT family N-acetyltransferase, producing MKKATFSDREKAVDILCQAFINVLIPNSINFVVKKSGNRYKRLKALMEFQFDLSMLDGNIFLSDDNKGCILYLDRNEFSFKKLLLEGRLLIACIGLDNMFKVLRREKLLKNFHPKEKFIHLWLMAVIPNEQGNGIGKKLLKESLKMYKDELIYIETTTPENRAFYTQNGFEIFHETFELDYPLYFLKYV from the coding sequence GTGAAAAAAGCTACCTTTTCTGATAGAGAAAAAGCGGTTGATATATTATGTCAGGCTTTTATTAATGTTCTTATTCCTAATTCTATAAATTTTGTTGTAAAGAAATCTGGCAATAGATATAAAAGACTGAAAGCTTTAATGGAATTTCAGTTCGATTTATCTATGCTGGATGGCAATATATTTTTAAGTGACGACAACAAAGGATGTATTTTATACTTAGATAGAAATGAATTTAGTTTTAAAAAACTATTACTGGAAGGCAGATTATTAATTGCTTGTATTGGTTTAGATAATATGTTTAAAGTTTTAAGAAGGGAAAAACTTTTGAAAAACTTTCATCCTAAAGAAAAGTTTATTCATTTATGGCTAATGGCTGTGATACCAAACGAGCAAGGAAATGGAATAGGAAAAAAACTTTTGAAAGAATCATTGAAAATGTATAAAGATGAGCTTATTTACATAGAAACAACAACGCCCGAAAACCGGGCCTTTTATACACAAAATGGCTTCGAAATTTTTCATGAAACTTTTGAATTAGACTATCCTTTATATTTTTTAAAATATGTTTAA